From Triticum aestivum cultivar Chinese Spring chromosome 7B, IWGSC CS RefSeq v2.1, whole genome shotgun sequence:
tccttagcaagaagcagggaccaacctttgtggaactatgtttgcagacacatgatcttcatctgcaaatctgctgatagttgtgatgatccttgcgaattagtaccagtaaatctatcttaattaatatcttctactccactcatatggcacattctgatcttaaaaatactgcaactCATTttagaaccgaggacccctgaaccgctcccggctggtgaattgctgatggttcggagatttatcagcgacttcttcctgaatcactacatcaatcccactggtgataatgaaaatttcagcatgccttctcctgaaacattgagtaagatttagccgctaaacatatacgcatggatccattgttttccatctgatgaggtcttcgtattttgtacactatgattaatcgtgtaatgcatatatgtgtgcacaaatcattggaatttagctaccatatgttcaattgcaactgttgcgaaatctgatgaatgttcttcctgtggacactatttgttcaattgaatattgtggcgaatttgctttttgcgtgccgattcaaaatgggatatgtttgtttatttgttcaattgaatattgtggcccATTTGCTTTATGTGTGCCGATTCAAAAtgagatatttttgtttatttgttcaattgaatattgtggcgaatttgctttttgcatgccgattcaaaatgggatatttttgttttaacctggcaattgctccgcacacgaatcaactaaatgagtgtgtgcgatccacatcgaaaATCATTCGTCAATCATAGCGGAACCGTCGGCGATACACAACACATCACaaatgatttgcagcgctactacatgTGCGTAGGCTCtctggaaccgtttgtgatatcaagttatcgcacacgagaactcggagtaaaccgtgaccaatgtaaaatacaactccagtcgtaattttttcaggaaacatGTGGGATTCCAAACGAAAAGCAGACGTCACTATAGCCGCAACCGTCAGTGATACACAACAAATCGCAAACGAtctgcaacacttgtatgtgtgcgaaggggctcctgaaccgtttgtgataggaCATTAGCACAGACGGTAAATGTTGGgagaacgtgtgcgatggagtcttgcatggcagacgggttccACAGAAAACTCGTGTGTGATAAGGCacatatcacacacagttcatatgttggctcatgtgccttacatactgtttcccaaacggttaaTTATGACACACCatttggtttcactgcgtcattagaaacatTTAATCACCGATCCTATACAtgtgaaagaatttagtgtgtgctgcatcacaCGAGATTACGTTTTGCAAGGCCTCTGGATCattgctccatatccccgacggtttctgggtcgtgtgggaaggaccccctatcacccacactcacttggcgacgattccaaatgccatcgcggaaaggggttaaaaaccgtgtgtatagcaccgacgcgtaccagtgttgaGATTGTTTTAGCCTTGGAGACACCCTTCTCTTTACAAAAACAATTTCTTGAAGTGACGATGATGAAGGTACTTGTGGTTGGGGTTGATCTTGATCTAGAACTTGAGCTTGATCTTGAGTCTCAATAATTGGTTCTTCGCCATTTGAAAGAGCTTTCCCTTGATCTTGCTCGggaacatgagggacttgatcttgtccTTGGATAGGTTTATGATCTCCAGTAGCATCTTGTACAAGTGGTgacggtgatgacttcccttgtggagacTCCACAAGAGCGGTACTTACTCCTTCTTCTATTTGAacttggggtgtttcttgtggaagaatgtggcctatccccatGAGAGGTTCTATGAATAGATGCCGGTTTtgatctagatcacatgtggatgtgagggtttgatgttcttgctatgcttcctgctacttgtgagctgcattgggatttcctcaaagaggagaggatgatgcattacagtagagataagtattcccctcagttaagaaccaaggttatcaatccagttggagaacCACATATAACCTCgttaacaacacctgcacacacaaatgcaaatacttgcacccaacaaaTGAGCGGATTGTCAATCCCCTCGGCAGTTATTTGCAAGAATCAAATCTCGTAGTGGAAGATAGATAAAGGAAAtagaattgcagcaaggtatttttggattttatttatggtaaaagtagacccgggggccatggttttcactagagccttctctcttgagcatataacatacggtgggtgaacaaattactgttggacaattgatagaaaagcgcataattatgacgatatccaaggcaatgatcatatatataagcatcacgtccgagacaagtagactgactcctgccttcatctactactattactccacccatcaaccgctatccaacatgcatctagggtattaagttcatgacaaacagagtaacgccttaagcaagatggcatgatgtagacaaagtaaacccaatcaatatgaatgaaccccatctttttatccttaatgacaataatacaaatacgtgtcatgtctctttctgtcattgggattgagcatcgcaagattgaacccatcacaaagcacctctcccattgcaagataagtcAATCTACTTGGCctaaccaaacagatagatcggggagaaatacaaagctatagtaatcatgcataaaagaattcagagaagactcaattaatattcataggtaatctgatcataaacccacaattcatcagatcccaacaaacacaccgcaaaaaaagattacatcgaatagaactccaagaagatcgagtagaacattttattgaagatcaaagagagagaagaagtcatctaccTACTAGCAATGAACCCATCGGTCTATGGTAAACtcctcacacatcatcagaagggtagcaacattgatgtagaagtcctccgtgatcgattccccctccggtagagtaccgGAGAAGGCCTTCAGATGCGATCTCGGAAGAACAGAAACTTCCGGCGGCGGAAAAaatgtttcgggtggctctctgatgtattATATATATTTTAACATGTAATATATAATGGGACAAAAAGATAAGAGTAGTTTTAACATGTAATATATACAACGCAAAGTCTCTTCTACGGGAACCGATATGTACCGGTGGAGCATCCACCACTCGTTTGCTTTTAGATGCGTGTGTACGTGATTCTTTTCACATGTATTCCCTCAAGCTTACCTTTGTATCTCTCTCATTATGTCAAGTCGGCTTGTCTTGTCTATGCCCCACAACACCACTTTTTATCAGGAGAGACAGAGAGTAGCATGCGGCATGTGATTTATCCCCACCTGTTCATTCTATTTGGCTTCAAAAATTTATATGACATATAACTTTTTAACCGAAACTCCATTTTTCAAATTTTATACATATTTGAAATTCTAGCAACAAGACCTTTAAAACAAGACCAATATTGGATATATTTTTTGAAATGAGATTTACGTATTTCACTCGTTTGAAAAGTGAGACATCCGCCGTTTCACAAGTGAATTAAGTGAAATCTGTTGTTGATACACATGACACGTATTTCGATGTGAAATACGTGAATCttattatttagaatttttaaACTTGTTATCTCAAACACACAAAATTTCCATTGTTTCAAAACTGTTTTATAATGAGTGAAATTTGTTTAATGAAATGAGTGCTTTTTTCAAATTGAAATTGGTTTTTGAAATAATTTTTCTCTCAAAACGGGTGAAATCGGTCTCATAATGATCTAAACCAGTTTTTGGAATGAGTGAAATTATATTCTTAAATGAATGAAGTGAGTGAAGTTAGTTTTTGAGTGAAATTATATTTTTCTATGTGTGAAATTATAATCTTAATTGAGTGAAATCATATTTTCTAATATGTGAAATTATAATCTTAATGATTGTTCCAAAGCATGAAATCGAATATTTCAAATATATgaaacaatatttttttaacttatGAAACATATATCAAAATTATTTGGATTTTAGGAAAGCAATTTTTGGAACATACTGAAATTCAATTTTTTGGGTAATTGCAACGTAACTTTTCATTGAACTTagtaaaatatattttttgaaacgAGTGAAATCATTTGAAATAAGCGAAATTGGTTGTTTCAAATGAGTGAAATATGGTTAAAATTTGAGTGAATATGTTTATTCAAATGAGTGAAATCTGTTTTCCAAAATGAGTGGATTTATTTTTTCATGAAACTTATTTCAATGCGTTTGTCAAGTTTGCTTATTCCGGTGTTTGAAAACATGTGAAACTGTTTATTTACTAAATGTGAAACTTATATGAAAGTTATTTCACTCAACATATTGAAATTATAGTAAAATCAGTTTTTCATACCGAGTGAAATTGGATTTTGAATGCAATTGAAAGATAACTAATCATTGAAATGAGTCTAAACTATTTTTTAAATGAGTAAAATAATTTGAAATTAGTGAAATATATTTTCAAAAATGCATGAAATATGTTAATTGAAATGAGTGAGTTCGTATTTTTTAAATGATTTATTGCTATTTTGAATCGACTGAAATGATTTTTGGAGATGAGTGAAACTTGTTTTTCAATTTGAATGGAATGTGTTTTTTGAAATCAACGAAATTGAAAGTAGTTCAAATGTATCCATAATTGACCTTATTCAAAAGGTCTTCTCGCTATGAAttcaaatatatatataaaaattcAAAATTGGAGATTTCATTCAAAAGATATGTATCATCCAAAATTTCACAATGAAATTGAATAGAAGTCTTTTGATGGGGAGAGAGAGAATATTTTAACATGCATGCGACCGGTCTTCTATGAACATTCTTTCTCTCTCCTGACAAAAGCTGACAGTAGCATGCAAATGACCCACATGTATTTCTATGTATTTCAATTCTGTCTCTTATACGTCAAAAAAAGCTTGAATCTCCAAAACAACGTCAACGGCGGATGTCTCACCGGTAGCTACCGGTTCCGGTAAAAAACTTATTCgatatatacaaggccactatggcaTATATACATTCTTCATTCCCGGGGTACAAAAAGGTAAGAGCAGTTTTAACATGGTCCATCACAGGAAACAGAGCAGAAGAAGTAGAGCTAACGCAAGGTTCAGAAAATCCATCAGAGGGGCAAGAAGAACAACAACAGTTTTAGCTTACATGAACAAGTGGAGCAAATTGCTCAGAGGTACACGTGTGGCCATCGTATAAGGACGAACTAATAATATCAGCCAGTGAGTATCCTCGTATACACTTTGAAAACAATTTCAACATCGGACTTAGTAGACACTTGCAGGCGAGAAGAAGTTGTTGTGTCCTCCAAGCGGTCCAGCGTGAAGATTGTCCCTCTTCTCCTTCTCGAGCGCCTCTTCGGCCTTCCATGCTGCTTCAAATGGATCGAAGGGCTGTTTGAACAAGTGGTCGTGTCCCTGAAGCGATGGAGCGTCAAGGTCCGACGCGGCATTGTACCTCTTCTCCTTTTCAGCATCATGGAAGGCAGGGTTGTGCATGGCCCGACCCTCTGATCCCGACATTGGGTAAGGGCAATCGGACTGCAGCATGTTCTCCAGCATGCCTTGGTCCATGGTATCCAGGTACAGAGGTTCCTGTTGGCCCAACTCCACGCCAGTGTTGGCTCCAGTGACCGGCTCGACTTCAATTGGGTCGTCTTCCATCATTCTCATTAGTTCTTCAATGTCAAAACCATCTGCGTCCACATCCGGCAAATCGGAAATAGGCTCCAACGGCTCAAAGACAACCTCTTCTGATGTGCTCCTTGCAATGCTTGAGCCAGCCTCAGGAACAATCATCTGTTGTTGGCTGTAATGCTTGACAGACTCCAGCACAAGTGATTGGGAGGAAATCTCAGTAGCTTGAGCTTGTTGCTGCTTATTATCTGAGGAAGAAGCAACGCCGGAGTGGTTGGATGTTGTAGTGGACTCGCATGATGCTGAAGGACCTTCGATTGACGCTGGTATATCCAGAGCATCTTGAACAGGGAAGATGGTACGAGCCAGCGGGCCATACATTGCACTCGCTGCCTCATCATACGTCAAGAACGACGGTGGGGCAGGTGCGGGGACAGGGACTGCTCCTCGCATCCTCTTGTTGGGGCGCGGCGGATGAGGATCGGCGGCGGGAGCTATTGCTGGCCTCTTCTGTGCGTGCATGCTCGCAGTCACGGCCTCTGGTTGCGGTTCTGCTTGATGCTTGTACGCGGCTGATTCCTGGCGGGCCGCGTCAGGAGGATGCTGAGCCAAGTGGATCTTGCAGAACACCTTCACCCCGTCGGCGACGACGGCCTCTGGCAGCAAGCATTTGTACTCCTCCATGACCCAACCGGTGGACTTGCCCTTCTTCCTGAACGACAGGTTCTTCCTCTCGCCGACCTCGACTCCGGCGTGTTTGACGGCCGTGGTAGCGTTGACGGTCCAGGTGCCGCCGCCGGCGGTGCGCACGCTCTGGGTTTTGCTTCCGTTCTTGCTCTTGCGCGTGGTGAAGAAGAAGCGGTCGCCGCTGCTGGCGGCCTGCGGCACGGGCGCAATCCGGGCGGCCAGATCCTTGGGCTCGCAGCTGTAGATGTCGACGTGGTGGATGAATTTATCGGCGCCGTGCAGCGTCTGGCCGGCGATGAGGCGTGGCAGGTAGTAAGTCACGGCGTCCACATCTGTAGGGTTCAAGCGGTAGTGCTGGTACACGTCCAGCCCTTCCATCCTGCCCGGCGGCTGCCCAAACTGGTGCTTCGCTAGCTAGCTAGGAAGGGGTAGATGGGGAGCGAGGGCCGGCGATTGGGATCTGGGAGAAGAGGTGGCCGGCGATATTTATATACGATGGGCTTGCAGGCGACGGAGGACGCGTCAAATTTCCAAATAGAATCACGGACGGATTCCTTTTTTCTGAATCCGATTCGGTCCCCAATTCCCCGTCAATTTTCTGAAACCTGGCGCTTCCGTTTTGGCGCCAACGCAGAAAATACAGGTTTTGGCGGCACACAGAAACCTCTGCTAATCTACACAGGAAACACGCAAAAATCTCACCACCACATTAGATCGCCCAGATCAATCAGGAACAAGATCCTTGGCAGAGGCGCATCAGACAAATTCAACCTCAGGTGGAAGAAGGAAATTTTGCAATCTGGAGGACAAGGTGCGTCAAACGGACATCAGGCAGAAGCAACAAGCAAGTATCAAGCGACCTAGGGGCATTTTGTTTCCTATATGGCTTCTCCAAACATTGGTCCTGGGAGCCATGAGGCTTGTGATGAATATCAAGGACAAAATGTATACTTACTCTTCATGATCTCGTCGATTGCTTCGTATAGGATACTATGATAGAGCTACATGAAGTGACTAGACATGTCAAAATAGAGCTCTTTATATGAGCCACTGGCCTGCTCTTTTCCATTCTGCTGGCCTCAGCCTGCAATTTAAAGTAGATAGGTATTTcattcagaaattgtacaaaaagAATCCTTCATACTGGAACAAATCATAGCTCATCCTGGAGGTGCTTACTAGTGTTTCTGAGCTGCTCAGAGAGTCATAGCTGCAAGGATCATCTTGCAATTGCAAGTCATGGCTGAAGAAAATAAAGCCACTTTTGTGGAGCCCTGTGTTGCTAGGCCTGTAACAGTAATGAACATTGAGTACTGTTCAGTATTTACATATTCATTACACAATACGACTTACAGAATTCCTGGTGACTATGATAAATATCAGAATACTCTTATATGTTCCTGAAGAATGCCATGTTTGACCTTAGGCCGATATCTTCTGGCCTCATCATGTCTGCAAAAATCACCGCCATCAGCTAATTAAAATTCAGTTGATTCAACCAATGCACGACATCAATTTTGTGCAAGCCATTCCCATTTCCGGCGGGGTGCGCTATGGTACCGAGCATGGCGTGGACCAGGGCCGTGAATACGGCGCAACACACCTGGAACTGGAAGATCCGCTGGATGGCGGCCGGCCTTGCGACACGGCCTCCACCCTGCCGCCGCCGTAGCGGTCCTCAAGGACGGCACGGCCACCAcccgcctcctcttggccggcggCACGGCATCCCCCGCCCTCACTGACCCCGCCGAGATCCACCATCCTCGCCCCCATCGCAGGCAACTCCAGGACCCGGCATTGTCGGCATCCGGGATGGGGGCGGCACCACCGCGGCAGGCCGGCAGTGCGACGGGGCGGCTCGTCCCTCACGTCGACCTCCTGCTCGAGGGCGCGGCCCGGGTCTGGTCCGATTCAATCCCGAGATCGTGCTACGGCAGCCTGGTTTGGCGGCGGGGAGAAGTGGCTGGCGAGGGGAAAGGAgaaggggcggcgacggggcgacatGGCCGTAGCTAGGGGTGGAATATGGTAGGGGATAATCCGAAATATCTTATATTCGCATTGGGAACTAAAATGAAAATCAAAATTATCCGTATccagatttatttaaaaaataaataTGGCATgagatttaacacaaatataaatatgAAAGTGGACATATCCGAATCCGAATAAGATTATGGGAGGAAACAAATAAACTGACCCGCTGCATTCTGTAATGGCAAACCTGTCGTTGTAATAGTAAAACTCTTCCTCGAAGCTAGCCGACGCCTCCCAAGAACCATAGCTTTCTATCTCCCACTAGCGCCGACGCCGGTCCATCCCGTCTTCGGTGGCCCTATGGTcatggaggcggagtggatctcggcgcttgccggtgggagggctccgtttttagatcttttttcgaGCCTTGTTAGGATTTGTGTCCTGATCAGGAAGGCAAGACGGTGACGGCTCCCTGAAGATGTAATAAAGGTCTCCCCTCCTAGCCCCCGTTCTGGTGATGTGTCTTGCATCATCGGTAGGCGTGTGGAGTTGTGTCCCCGGCGGATCTGTctctggtggatttgctcggatctgttcgtcgttcgtctttATTCGTGTGTTTTCAGGGTGGATcattttgatctacactcttcatatGTGGCGGCTGCTGTTCTGATGCGTTGGTTCTACgggaccttagcacgacgacttcccgagtgtctactacaacaaggtttgcctggctccgacgaggaaggggcgatgacagcggcgcgccttcggctcgctttagtgcttgtagtcatcgctaggtgttCTACatatctagatgtaatttttattatttctagtgctcgttgtactaccatgattgaagatgaatagattggaagttttttctgaaaaaaaaagaaTAAGATTATGGGAGGTGATTTTCAAAATTCTAGCCCCAATACGCCAAATATCCAACATAAAAGCCAGATAATTTGTCAAATTTCACTCTTTGTATAATTAAACTTAGAAATTGTTATGCATTATAGTATTATTTATTCATAAGTGTATTATCATTGACTTATTGCATGTCCGAAGTTGATTATTTGATGTCACATAGCTATCGATTAATTTTCTTAAGCAATATGCCGCTATTATTCATATCTGTTCTGAATTGAGTAAACATCCGATATGTATCCGTAGTCGAGTAACATCCGATCCGCATACGTATCCGTAGCATCTGTATTCGCATTCGTATTCATTTTGAAAATATGAACATGGAAATGATAAGAGCACTATCCAATCCGCATCCGATCCATTTGCACCCCTAGCCATAGCTTGTAAACAAGATGCCACTACTCCACTCCCCATGGTCGGCTGTCAAATAAGGGAAAGCGAAAGCGAAAGCGTATGAACAGAGACTGAAATACAAGAGACCGTGATTTGTTTTTGCATGAACAGACTTCAAACTTTTCCTTAGATGAAAAAGTATGTATTGTTTTCCGCTCGGGAGCTGTCAGGACCCAGGCGACTCGAACCCTAAGCCGCAAGAAGGGGCCAATCTACCGGCGGCTTCCCTCTGCGACTTCATCGATAGTGAGGGGTCATCGGATTCTGTGCGTGCGGACCAGATAGCTTTAGGTTTTAGGGCCCTAATAGCTTAAGTTTTGGGTTGTTTGGCATCTTGGCTTAGGCGGTGGCGACACTGAATAAAGAAGCTTCAATTCCTCCCTCAACAAGGCGATCAACTCTATGATTGGCGATTGATTTGGGAACTAGCTTGTCCAAGCGGAGATGTCGTGGCGGCGGCGGTATCTTTGTCGCGGACTTTTGTGTCCTCTGGCTCCGCCGTTGCAACGGTGTCTACTCCAGCGCCGATGCATAGCTTGGGAGGTAGTCGAGGGTGGATGTAGACGGATCATGTGTTGAGTTTGTGGTTGGTAGCTGATAGGTATGGTTTCTTTCTACGGCGGCTTAATTGTGCAGGGGTGCCAGGTCTGGAGTTCGATGGTGTGTCTGACTTGTTGCCCTGATGTGATTCATTCAACGACAATGGTTTCGTCTTTAATGAGTCACCTTGGAGGTCCACAAAGCTGCATATCAGTGATGGTCGAGCTCGGATAAGGAGGTGATTCGTCGGTTTTTTCTTTGGTGGCTGCTTTGGTGATACTAGAGGCAGTTGACGGCTTTGGTGTCAAGCTCACGGAATTCTTTGGCCTTAATTGTGATTTTCTTTTTGGCTAGTGTTTGTCTATGCAAAGGCTAGTGATATGTTGTTTTTTCAATTTTGTCATGTCGGTGTCTACATGGTTTGTACTATAATTTTTATAATATAAATGAGACATGTATTATCATAAAAAATTTGTGCTTCACGGGGTAAAGAAGTTATCCTCGATCTGACAAAATTATGGATTGTCTTACCTTGTTCCTTGTTTCGTTTTTCTCCAGCACACCGTTTACACTGCAACGCTCTTGTAGAGTGGTGAAAATGGGAGCCGGGGAGCTCTCCCTGTTGATCTTTAAAAAAGAAAAGTCAGCTAGCTAACAGTTTTTTGGCATAAACTGATCTGTGCCCCAATCGACTTTGTCCATGCCCCAGTCGGCAATCGCCGCCCTGTCCTTGAGAGGACTAGCAAATACTGTAGTACGTTTCAGTAGTGCATCTGTCCACTGGGTCAAGTCCAACACGAGGCCCCATCAAGAACTGTCAAGCTCCGCGGGCCACGGCACTAGTGGACGACCCGCCGACCCACATGCAATGCACGGACCGGCCCGCCCGTCCCTGGCGTGAAGGAGAGAACCCCACGCGAGATATACGGTGCATCGGGCCATCGGGCCATCTTAAAGAACCTATTTTTATTCAGACTAAAATAGGTCACTTGGATCCAATTTATTATTTCCTTCGATTCAAAGACTTTCGTTGCAGATTTCCTCCATCCCTGAACTGGAAGTTCTTGCCAACTCTCACTTTCCAGGGATTGCCACGTGAGCTCGTCTGATCTCAGATAGGGCAAAGACTACATAAAATAGAAGAATGCCAAACGAGGGAGTTGGTCAAGCTGTAGCGCCAACTACGCACAAGATGCGATTATACGTGCGTCACATGACTCTAATCTAGACATTTACATGACCTCACAGCATGGCACTCATCACTCACACAAGACGTTCAAGTGTCAGAGGCTCGTACACCGTGCCTTGCTTTAGCCTGGCATCATCGCAATATGCAAATGTGCCCGACGCCCGACCCAACGAACGCACCGTGGGGCACGTAGAGTACAGTGGCGCAATATAATACACGTCTATAACGTCACAAAATTATAGCTGCAATTCGCTTACAAAAATTCATAAACAAATAAAAGTGATCTTCTTTTTGCGAAAAAGATCATATTTATTATAAAAGTTCACCGGAAGTATAaggcatctcaaacataataaaaacaaAAGTGATGTTGTGAACATTACGGAATTCACATTTAGCCCTGGTAATATCTTGGTGCCACTAATCACGGACCAATTTGTataatttttttgtttcttgtgaGTTTATGTGTTGAGTGTGAATCTAAAAATTCCGCAAAAAGAAAAGAGTGTGAATCTAAAATCTTGTAACACGATAAAGTACATGTTAAATGAATTTGTGAACTAATAAAAAAAATTAAAGACCTTTTAGTGCTGAAGGCTACCCATGCATGCACTAGTGCATCATAGTCAAGTGGGAAGGAAGAAAGAAAGAGTGACCAATAATAGTCATTCTTATACCACTGTTTGTGGGAAAAGTGTCACTGGAATCACGACATGCAGTCATCACGCCCCTAGCCATGACATGGTGTACCTAGGGTTTGTCCCTTCCCCGGAGATGATCATACATCTAGTGCGATTGACATAGCAACTCGATACAAATTTCGATACTCCAAGGGAATGCCTTATAGGAAAAGTATCCATGCGTCGTTGTTTGTCAGTCCAACAAATAAAGACTGACTTACGGTTTTCACCTTTAGCACGAGGATGAAACATGCTCATCAGCGCTGCCTATTATAGCTAGTGAAGCCAAATTCATTTTTGTCCAAACTTAAGAGCTTTTTCAACAAATAAGCTCCTAGCATCATTAGCCAATAGACTTGTGAGCAAGAAAGAAGGTCTAATGTCAGTCCAACTTTCAGTGACCGTCAACGAGCAAGCATGCCTCGCACAAAGATGGGTCGGTACATTGGCCGATATATTTACATGTTGAATATcaaaaggagaaaaagaggaagatAGCTCTCCAATTATCATCAGTAACGGTGCCACAACATTAATAgcatttgatatgtctccaacttatctataattttttattgttccatgctgttatattatcattcttggatgttgtaCAATCATTTTATcgtaactttatatcattttttgggactaacctattgacatagtgcccagtgccagttgctgttttttgcttgttttttacttcgcacaatatccttatcaaacggagtccaaacgaagcgaaactttttagagattttatttggaccaaaagacaacttGGGATCCAAGGAAGTGCACCAAGGGAGGCCCGTGGGGGCCACAAGAaaccagggcgcgctagaggcccctggcgcggcctgatgggttgtggggcccatggGGGTCTCCTCAACCGCCtcttagctctataaatacccaaatattccagaagccctaggagagtcgacgaaacacaattccagccgccacaagttccagaaccacgagatccaatctacagccctattccggcactccgctggaggggaacatgatcacggagggattcatcatcctcattggtgctcctccgatgatgcgtgagtagttcaccatagacctacgggttcataggcagtagctagatggctttctctctctttttgattctcaataccatgttctccacgatgttcttggagatctatttgatgtaatgactttttgcggtgtgtttgttgggatccgatgaagtt
This genomic window contains:
- the LOC123161040 gene encoding uncharacterized protein → MEGLDVYQHYRLNPTDVDAVTYYLPRLIAGQTLHGADKFIHHVDIYSCEPKDLAARIAPVPQAASSGDRFFFTTRKSKNGSKTQSVRTAGGGTWTVNATTAVKHAGVEVGERKNLSFRKKGKSTGWVMEEYKCLLPEAVVADGVKVFCKIHLAQHPPDAARQESAAYKHQAEPQPEAVTASMHAQKRPAIAPAADPHPPRPNKRMRGAVPVPAPAPPSFLTYDEAASAMYGPLARTIFPVQDALDIPASIEGPSASCESTTTSNHSGVASSSDNKQQQAQATEISSQSLVLESVKHYSQQQMIVPEAGSSIARSTSEEVVFEPLEPISDLPDVDADGFDIEELMRMMEDDPIEVEPVTGANTGVELGQQEPLYLDTMDQGMLENMLQSDCPYPMSGSEGRAMHNPAFHDAEKEKRYNAASDLDAPSLQGHDHLFKQPFDPFEAAWKAEEALEKEKRDNLHAGPLGGHNNFFSPASVY